In Callospermophilus lateralis isolate mCalLat2 chromosome 19, mCalLat2.hap1, whole genome shotgun sequence, the following are encoded in one genomic region:
- the LOC143384707 gene encoding olfactory receptor 1f45-like, producing the protein MRITNQSSVSEFLLLGLSRQPQQQRLLFLLFLIMYLATVLGNLLIILAISTDSRLQTPMYFFLSNLSLVDICFSSTTVPKMLANHILGTQTISFSGCLTQIYFLCVFADMDNFLLAVMAYDRFVAVCHPLHYKTKMTHWLCVLLVVGSWVIANLNALLHTLLMARLSFCADNAIPHFFCDVTPLLRLSCSDTHLNELTILFEAGLLMIAPFICILVSYILIVYAVLRVPSTRGMWKAFSTCSSHLAVVFLFYGTIISLYFIPSSSHSAEKNPAAAVMYTVVTPMLNPFIYSLRNRNLKGALKNVVTMKLLSTQK; encoded by the coding sequence ATGAGAATCACAAACCAGTCAAGCGTCTCCGAGTTCCTCCTCCTGGGACTCTCCAGGCAGCCCCAGCAGCAGCGGCtcctcttcctgctcttcctgatCATGTACCTGGCCACTGTCCTGGGAaacctgctcatcatcctggccATCAGCACGGACTCCCGCCTGCAaacccccatgtacttcttcctcagcAACCTGTCCCTTGTGGACATCTGCTTCTCCTCCACCACTGTCCCCAAGATGCTGGCCAATCACATCCTAGGGACGCAGACCATCTCCTTCTCTGGGTGCCTCACACAGATATATTTTCTTTGTGTGTTTGCTGACATGGACAATTTCCTCCTGGCcgtgatggcctatgaccgctttGTTGCTGTATGCCACCCCTTACATTACAAAACCAAGATGACCCATTGGCTCTGTGTCCTGCTGGTGGTCGGATCTTGGGTCATCGCCAATCTGAATGCTCTGCTGCACACTCTGCTGATGGCCAGGCTCTCGTTCTGTGCAGACAATGCCATCCCCCACTTCTTCTGTGATGTGACTCCCCTCCTGAGACTCTCCTGCTCAGACACACACCTCAATGAACTGACAATTCTTTTTGAAGCAGGGCTATTAATGATAGCTCCATTTATTTGCATCCTGGTGTCATATATTCTTATTGTTTACGCTGTGCTGAGAGTCCCCTCCACAAGGGGAATGTGGAAAGCCTTCTCTACCTGCAGCTCCCACTTGGCTGTAGTTTTTCTCTTCTATGGCACCATCATATCTTTGTATTTCatcccttcctcctcccactcAGCTGAGAAGAACCCTGCAGCTGCTGTGATGTACACAGTGGTGACCCCCATGTTGAACCCTttcatctacagcctgaggaacaggAACTTGAAAGGGGCCCTTAAAAACGTGGTTACCATGAAACTTTTATCTACTCAAAAATAA